AAATATCTTAAAGATAAGGATCCCAATATCAGGATGAGGGTAATCGAGTATCTTGGGTTTTCTGAAAATAAAAACGTTATAAAGGATATACTGCCTTTCATTAAAGATGGAGATAAAAATATCAAAGAAGAAGCTTTAGCATCTATTGATCTGCTGGGATATAAGCCGGACACGTTGGAAGATAAAATTACTTATTTTGTTTCAAAGAAGAAGTGGCCTGAGCTGAACGGTCTTGGAACCAAAACGGTTAAGAAGTTGATAGAAATGCTGTATAATACAACAAACGATGATATAAAAGCCATGTTCATTGAAGCACTCGGTGAAATGAAATACAGGGCCGTATTCAGGCCCGTTTTGTCGAATGCGCGCAGTGTAAATCCCAAGGTGCGCTTGGCAGTACTTGAAGCTTTGACGAAAATCCAGGATGTTGATATCATTGATGAAGTAATAAGTGCGTTACACGATGAAGATGAAGGTGTTGTAATAAAAGCTATACAAATTTTAGCAAAAAAGAAGGACCAAAGAGCGATCAAATCCTTAGTAAAAATACTTGCTTCCGAAAGCGTCAGGGTACGGGATGAGTTGATAACCGCACTTGTAAGTTTTGGCAAACCGGCTATAAATGCCGTTATTTCAAGATTGAGAGATAATAATAGTGCAAGAGATGCTGCTATCAAGATACTTGAAAATATGACTTTTATTGAAGCCAAGGCAGGCCTTGATAATTACTGGCATCAAAAGCAGGTCAAACTAAAAATAGAAAAAGAGAAATCAAGAAAAAAACCGAAAGTAAATAAAAAGGATGAATCGGAGGATAAACAAGGATCAGCCGTGACAAATGGTCAAAAAGATGATAATAATAAAGTACAGGAAAATCAAACGCAAAAAAGCAATGAAGATGAAAAAAAGACCGATGCGAAAAAAGGCGGCGAAAACAACAAATAGAATCAGAAAAAACAAATATTTTGACAAAAAGGTCAGATTTTAATAAAATATCCAACATGTCTATAGCTAAAGCAGGTTTTCCATTTATAATAATTCCATTGATAATAGGAGTAATTTTATTGTTCCTTGGGGGGGGCTGGAAATATCCCGGGGCATTCTTTATTTTGCTTTGTTTCTTTTGCTGTTATTTCTTTCGTGATCCTAAAAGGAACGTCCCACATGACGAAAAACTTGTAATTTCACCGGCAGACGGAAGGATAATGGAAATTATTAAAGAAGGTGACACCAATGTCATAAGGATATTCTTATCGGTATTTAATGTGCATTTACAGCGTTCTCCAGTATCAGGCAAAGTTGTGTCAATGGATTATAAGCCGGGTAAATTCCTTCCGGCCATGGATAAAGCAGCACACATGGAAAATGAGCAGAACATAATTAAAATAAGGAACGCAAACGGCGAGTATACAGTAAAACAGATAGCCGGGATACTTGCAAGAAGGGTCGTATCTTGGGTAAAAAAGAACGATGAACTAAAAATGGGCCAGCAAATAGGATTAATAAAATTCGGTTCTCAAGTCGATATATCCATACCTGTATCTGCACGGATTAAGGTCAAAGAAGGCGATAAAGTAACAGGCGGCGAAACTGTCCTATCAGAATTATAAATATTTTATCTAGAAACGGGAAAATAAATGTTACGAGGGATTTACATTTTACCAAGTTTAATAACTACAGGCAATCTTGCCGCAGGTTTTGTTTCAATGCTTTATTCAATAAATATGCAATTTACCCATGCTGCCTGGTGTATAATTATTGCCATAGGATTTGACATGCTTGACGGCCGTGTGGCAAGGCTGACGAAGTCTACAAGCCGTTTTGGCGTAGAACTTGATTCGTTAGCTGATCTGGTTTCTTTCGGTGTTGCTCCTTCGGTACTTATTTATCAGATGGTTTTACAGACTATGCATAAACCGGGGATAGCAATTGCGCTGTTTTTTGTTATTGCAAGCGCACTTCGTTTGGCAAAATTCAACGTAAAAGCGCAGGAAGGGGAAAGCTCAAGTGATTTTTCGGGACTGCCTACTCCTGCTGCTGCAGGGATCATTGCCTCTTTCGTTTTAAGTTATGAATTATTTGAACAAGGAGAGGAAATTACCGTTAGGACAATCCCGATCTTAATGAAAAGAATGCCGTTCTTTTTTAAGACTTTACCTTTGCTTATGATCCTGGTTTCATTTTTAATGATATCAAATGTGCCGTATTTTGGGTTTAAGAAATTCAGGTTTAACCGGCCAAAATCCCTTCAGTTTCTGATATTAATAGTTATAAGTATTTTATTGATAATCACTTATCCTCAAAATTCTATTTTTATTATATTTATGCTGTATTTCCTATCCGGGGTCTTCTTGTATATATTGAGATATTGGCGATTGCAAAGGTCTCTCAAACTATCTTTACGACTTAAAAAACCAGAAAGAGATACGTTAAAGAATGTTGATGAGTAAACAAGAACTTTGACGGCAGCAAACCTGAAAAATAATCTTGAAAATTCAAATGATTCCGCCTACCTCACCGGCAGGCTCGCTGAGGAGGCGAGGAGGACAAATTAAATGAAAAATAAAAAAATAATATTTTTTGACACTACGTTAAGGGACGGCGAACAATCGCCCGGTGCCAGTATGAACATTAAGGAGAAAATCGAGGTGGCACGCCAGCTGGAGCGGTTGGGGGTAGATATAATCGAAGCCGGTTTCCCGATCTCAAGCCCGGGAGATTTTGAATCAGTTAAGCTTGTTGCAAAAGAAATAAAAGGCCCCGCCATAGCGGGATTGTGCAGGGCAAACACTAAAGATATCAATACCTGCTGGAATGCAGTCAAATACTCAAAAAAACCCAGGATCCATATTTTCCTTTCAACTTCCGATTTACATATAAAACGCAAGCTTCAGAAGACTCGTGAAGAAGTATTTGATATGGCGGTAAATTCTGTGCGTTATGCAAAAAAATATTGCGAAGACATAGAGTTTTCTGCAGAAGATGCTTCGCGTTCGGATTTTGACTATTTGGAAAGTGTTGTAGAAGCAGTGATAGATGCCGGGGCAACGACACTGAATATTCCTGATACCGTGGGCTATGCTATGCCGGAAGAATTCGGGAGAATGATAAATAAACTGCATTCGCGCGTCAGAAATATAGATAAAACGGTTTTGAGCATACACTGTCATAATGACCTTGGCCTTGCAGTTGCAAACTCCCTTGCTGCTATCCTGAACGGAGCAAGGCAGATCGAGTGCACTATTAACGGAATTGGAGAAAGAGCCGGCAATGCTTCTCTTGAAGAAGTTGTGATGGCATTAAAAACCAGAAAGAAATATTTCGGGTATGATTACGGAATTAATACAAGAGAATTATATAAATCAAGCAGGCTGGTATCGATGCTGACGGGGATATTAGTACAGCCGAACAAAGCCGTTGTCGGTTCAAATGCCTTTGCTCATGAAGCGGGCATTCATCAGGATGGCGTGATCAAAGAGCGCCTGACTTATGAAATTATGCGACCTCAGGATGTTGGCGTGCCGTCAAGCAAGCTGGTCCTTGGCAAGCACTCCGGACGGCATGCCCTGCTAAAAAGGCTTAAAGAACTGGGCTACGGTTTGGGCGCAGCAGAACTTGAGAAGGTCTATGAAAAATTTAAAGTCCTGACTGATAAAAAGAAAGTCGTGTTTGATGACGATATAGCCGCACTTGTTGAAGAAGGGATCAGGCAGCTGCCGGAAACCTATGCCTTGAATTATTTAAATACATCAAGCGGCACTGGTATAATCCCTACAGCTACTATAAGGATAGGAAAGATCGATAAGTTAAATAAAGGCAAAAGGATTATTATTCAGGAAGCTGCCTGCGGCGACGGGCCTGTAGATGCGGCCTATAAAGCCATAGACAAGATAGTTTCAATAAAGCCGAAGCTGATCGATTACTCTCTCAGAGCTATCTCCAGCGGAAAGGATGCACAGGGCGAGGTCAGCGTAAAGGTAGAATATAAAGACATAAGCTATTCAGGTCGCGGTACTTCAACAGATATAATTGAAGCAAGCGCGAAAGCTTATCTTAAGGCTATAAATAAAATAATGTCATCCACAAAAATCAATAGCATATGATAAATCTACATTTACCTAAAAGAGGATTAATATGAGTCAGACTATAGTTGAAAAGATATTAGCAAGGCATTGCGGTAAAAAAGAGGTTTTCCCAGGGGAGTTCATTGAACCTAATGTCGATGTTGCTCTGGGAAACGATGTAACCTCTCCGTTAGCGATAAAAGAGTTCAGAAAAGCCGGAGCCTCTGAAGTCTTTGATAAGGGAAAAGTAGTCCTTGTTATGGACCACTTTACTCCGAACAAAGATATTAAAAGTGCAGATCAGGTTAAATTCATAAGGGAGTTTGCAAAAGAACAAAACCTTAAGAATTATTTCGAAGGCGGGAACTGCGGAGTAGAGCATGCACTTTTGCCTGAAAAAGGCATAGTTCTGCCGGGTGATTTGGTTATCGGAGCTGATTCCCACACCTGCACTTACGGTGCACTTGGCGCTTTTGCCACAGGAGTTGGCTCGACGGACCTGGCAGCAGCAATGATAACCGGCAGGATATGGCTTAAGGTCCCATCCACAATAAAGTTTGTTTTTAACGGGAAACTGAATAAATGGGCCGGAGGAAAAGATCTTATCTTATTTGCTATAGGGATGATCGGTGTTGACGGCGCTCTTTATCAGGCAATGGAATTTACCGGCCCTGTTATCGAAAAATTGCCGATGTCCGACCGGTTTTCGATGTCGAATATGGCGATAGAAGCCGGGGCAAAATGCGGGCTTATAGCACCTGATAAGATAACTGTAGATTATGTCAGGGGCAGGGCAAAAAGAAAGTATAATATTTATAAAAGCGATCCTGACGCAAAGTATGCTAAAGTAATTGAGATCGATTGTTCAAAGATCGACCTGCAGGTTTCTCTGCCGTTTTTGCCTTCAAATGCCAAATCGGTTCATGCTCTGGACAAGATATATATAAATCAGGTTGTAATAGGCTCATGTACTAACGGCCGTATTGAAGATTTCAGGATAGCAGCAAAGATATTAAAAGGAAAAAAAGTAGACCTGGATGTGCGGTTATTGATCATCCCTGCTACGCCAAAGGTTTACGATCAAATACTTGAAGAGGGCTTGATAAAGCTTTTTAGAA
This genomic stretch from Candidatus Liberimonas magnetica harbors:
- a CDS encoding HEAT repeat domain-containing protein, which codes for MNIKKIKLFINIGLLLGGSIFLCSGCSSLERSLISGDDNIRQSALDKLTILEPYQKAKLVNPLLQDLDSSYWEVRARAAEALGSITDKKVLEALVKALKDDDKEVRVKAAQSLGKLRDPNSIAPLIEATNDKEYDVRKSAVIALGIIGTCASGDEEVLDALIKILKDVNNDLKIDALWSIVCFGEKAIEPLFGLLKDENFYIRWTVEAGLVNIGATAAKYLDEVFPNQEWFVKWRIVKMLGLIKGKESNKALEYSLGSNEDVKFKATEALGLKNNPDMVQPLLKYLKDKDPNIRMRVIEYLGFSENKNVIKDILPFIKDGDKNIKEEALASIDLLGYKPDTLEDKITYFVSKKKWPELNGLGTKTVKKLIEMLYNTTNDDIKAMFIEALGEMKYRAVFRPVLSNARSVNPKVRLAVLEALTKIQDVDIIDEVISALHDEDEGVVIKAIQILAKKKDQRAIKSLVKILASESVRVRDELITALVSFGKPAINAVISRLRDNNSARDAAIKILENMTFIEAKAGLDNYWHQKQVKLKIEKEKSRKKPKVNKKDESEDKQGSAVTNGQKDDNNKVQENQTQKSNEDEKKTDAKKGGENNK
- a CDS encoding phosphatidylserine decarboxylase family protein, which codes for MSIAKAGFPFIIIPLIIGVILLFLGGGWKYPGAFFILLCFFCCYFFRDPKRNVPHDEKLVISPADGRIMEIIKEGDTNVIRIFLSVFNVHLQRSPVSGKVVSMDYKPGKFLPAMDKAAHMENEQNIIKIRNANGEYTVKQIAGILARRVVSWVKKNDELKMGQQIGLIKFGSQVDISIPVSARIKVKEGDKVTGGETVLSEL
- the pssA gene encoding CDP-diacylglycerol--serine O-phosphatidyltransferase encodes the protein MLRGIYILPSLITTGNLAAGFVSMLYSINMQFTHAAWCIIIAIGFDMLDGRVARLTKSTSRFGVELDSLADLVSFGVAPSVLIYQMVLQTMHKPGIAIALFFVIASALRLAKFNVKAQEGESSSDFSGLPTPAAAGIIASFVLSYELFEQGEEITVRTIPILMKRMPFFFKTLPLLMILVSFLMISNVPYFGFKKFRFNRPKSLQFLILIVISILLIITYPQNSIFIIFMLYFLSGVFLYILRYWRLQRSLKLSLRLKKPERDTLKNVDE
- a CDS encoding 2-isopropylmalate synthase → MKNKKIIFFDTTLRDGEQSPGASMNIKEKIEVARQLERLGVDIIEAGFPISSPGDFESVKLVAKEIKGPAIAGLCRANTKDINTCWNAVKYSKKPRIHIFLSTSDLHIKRKLQKTREEVFDMAVNSVRYAKKYCEDIEFSAEDASRSDFDYLESVVEAVIDAGATTLNIPDTVGYAMPEEFGRMINKLHSRVRNIDKTVLSIHCHNDLGLAVANSLAAILNGARQIECTINGIGERAGNASLEEVVMALKTRKKYFGYDYGINTRELYKSSRLVSMLTGILVQPNKAVVGSNAFAHEAGIHQDGVIKERLTYEIMRPQDVGVPSSKLVLGKHSGRHALLKRLKELGYGLGAAELEKVYEKFKVLTDKKKVVFDDDIAALVEEGIRQLPETYALNYLNTSSGTGIIPTATIRIGKIDKLNKGKRIIIQEAACGDGPVDAAYKAIDKIVSIKPKLIDYSLRAISSGKDAQGEVSVKVEYKDISYSGRGTSTDIIEASAKAYLKAINKIMSSTKINSI
- the leuC gene encoding 3-isopropylmalate dehydratase large subunit; the protein is MSQTIVEKILARHCGKKEVFPGEFIEPNVDVALGNDVTSPLAIKEFRKAGASEVFDKGKVVLVMDHFTPNKDIKSADQVKFIREFAKEQNLKNYFEGGNCGVEHALLPEKGIVLPGDLVIGADSHTCTYGALGAFATGVGSTDLAAAMITGRIWLKVPSTIKFVFNGKLNKWAGGKDLILFAIGMIGVDGALYQAMEFTGPVIEKLPMSDRFSMSNMAIEAGAKCGLIAPDKITVDYVRGRAKRKYNIYKSDPDAKYAKVIEIDCSKIDLQVSLPFLPSNAKSVHALDKIYINQVVIGSCTNGRIEDFRIAAKILKGKKVDLDVRLLIIPATPKVYDQILEEGLIKLFRNSGAIISPPTCGPCLGGHMGILAEGERCVATTNRNFVGRMGHPKSEVYLAGPAVAAASAIKGYIVSPDKI